A genome region from Methanobrevibacter sp. includes the following:
- a CDS encoding DUF4013 domain-containing protein, giving the protein MDITEIIKRAVVFPSKNLEILSIYAIMSVLAGAFAVEGVVTFISGIINIANFVIGATYIAIAIIIGIITQRISVQCVKSGIELQDKIPDFKWWGNWGLGLKKIVITIFYFIVPALIVIFIALITNVYGNLINIAQAITVQISPILMGSITAEDAITQASFPLFVSLAITLAAGLLLFLVFSFFQVIAEARLAHTDSLIKSLNFISAAKDLKMIGVGKVILLSIIILVIVAVIELILTFIFDHLVVLSILNLVITPYIALFSQSAMGFLYSDIV; this is encoded by the coding sequence ATGGACATAACAGAAATAATAAAAAGAGCAGTTGTATTTCCATCAAAAAACTTAGAGATATTATCAATTTATGCTATTATGTCAGTGTTGGCTGGAGCATTTGCTGTTGAAGGAGTAGTAACATTTATATCTGGAATTATAAACATTGCAAATTTCGTGATTGGGGCAACATATATTGCAATTGCAATAATAATCGGAATTATTACCCAAAGGATATCTGTTCAATGTGTTAAATCCGGAATTGAGTTGCAGGATAAAATACCTGATTTTAAATGGTGGGGAAATTGGGGTCTCGGTTTAAAGAAAATCGTTATCACAATATTCTACTTTATAGTTCCTGCATTGATTGTCATATTTATTGCATTGATTACAAATGTTTACGGCAACCTCATAAATATCGCTCAAGCAATAACTGTACAGATTTCCCCTATTCTTATGGGAAGCATTACTGCTGAGGATGCAATAACTCAGGCATCATTTCCATTATTTGTTTCATTAGCAATTACCCTTGCCGCAGGTTTACTTTTATTTTTAGTATTTTCATTCTTCCAGGTTATAGCTGAAGCAAGATTAGCACATACTGATAGTTTAATAAAATCTTTAAATTTTATTTCAGCTGCAAAAGACCTGAAAATGATTGGTGTAGGTAAAGTAATCCTATTGTCCATAATAATTTTGGTGATTGTCGCAGTTATTGAGCTGATTTTAACATTTATCTTTGATCATTTAGTGGTCTTGTCAATTCTTAATCTTGTGATAACACCATACATTGCATTATTCAGTCAAAGTGCAATGGGATTTTTATATTCT
- a CDS encoding DUF4013 domain-containing protein gives MNIREIIKDAFLFPSKNTGRFAIYLLLSVLMVGFALGGIFTYAYGIIDAENYLTGGIYIIISILIGFLIFGYHIKVIKSGIEHDNNVPVFELYEDFMTGFDNVLVLILYFITPTLIVMLVGFGTNLFGNAMDVVNEFALQIFNVYIMDLPLDIAVNAISPVLIPFLNSFAITLTVALVVFLIFSILYLMAETRLANTGSFRQALNIFEAAKDITRIGVGKVVLLVLAIVVVIAIIEIILTIALIFYPFLVSVLYIILTPYVVLVSQRALGLLYSDIT, from the coding sequence ATGAATATTAGAGAAATAATCAAGGATGCTTTTCTATTTCCATCAAAGAATACCGGGAGATTTGCAATTTATCTTCTTTTGTCAGTGCTTATGGTAGGATTTGCCCTAGGAGGCATTTTTACATATGCATATGGAATTATTGATGCTGAAAATTATTTGACCGGAGGAATATACATTATAATCTCCATACTTATCGGATTCCTAATCTTCGGTTATCACATCAAGGTTATTAAGTCAGGAATTGAACATGACAACAATGTCCCCGTCTTTGAATTGTATGAAGATTTTATGACCGGTTTTGATAATGTTCTTGTTTTAATACTTTACTTCATAACTCCAACATTAATTGTTATGCTTGTAGGATTTGGTACAAATCTTTTTGGTAACGCCATGGATGTTGTAAATGAATTTGCCTTACAGATATTCAATGTTTACATTATGGATTTGCCCCTAGACATTGCAGTCAATGCAATATCTCCAGTATTAATTCCTTTCTTGAATTCTTTTGCCATTACTCTTACTGTTGCTTTAGTAGTATTTTTAATCTTTTCAATCCTTTATTTAATGGCTGAAACAAGATTGGCAAATACTGGCAGTTTTAGACAAGCTTTAAATATTTTTGAAGCAGCTAAAGACATAACAAGAATTGGTGTGGGCAAAGTAGTTTTATTAGTGTTAGCAATTGTTGTCGTCATTGCAATTATTGAGATTATTCTAACAATCGCATTAATATTTTATCCGTTTTTAGTATCAGTTCTTTACATTATACTAACTCCATATGTAGTATTAGTTTCTCAAAGAGCCCTCGGATTATTATATTCGGATATAACTTAA
- a CDS encoding ABC transporter transmembrane domain-containing protein has translation MRKFLKVSLKFQWKTILFIFALIIIQTFFQMEIIDLFSAALTGVKEQNIDLLIKSGSYMLMYTVISMIAIYIISFLSTKVASNAAYTVREKIFHILMNLPSEELAQFKISGLVTRSTRGMSSEQGFIVMILTQLMLIPVTFIAIVYEIALIDGTYALFFLGFVGVLAGILIWRMKQIVEIFFRAKKTYGKLNLLFLSKISDIANRVSFNKQEYEAEFEKACENSYDKNVTYTLSQYYLGPVLLWGLYVIVLVTFAMVNSGYTIGFETDSVVDSFIILIYVAYFVSTLAVLPALIDRWPRAYATSVRLEEVLNLEDKTIKSKNTDNPKRIEIVEEDVSWQNKGIWDERKEISQKFTLILNDDRVKVIISMILLTISTLCMVYAPKVAGKTVNLLSSNVNSSNDVAIYINLALLMVLYSAGYLLKLTPKRIMGITGEKVAYNLRMKLFDKIDAVGSGFIQENSKGLIMSRLNNDVMNIREFVSSKISEIYAQILSIVLVIVLMMMTDFRLSLIYLVIVPIYIISFSLCDYKSKAHYDGHQKHLGRLMSYFERGLTNRDSFHEKGFKKINQTVIDYYAKSRNVTNIMEPVTTLLTNVSNITVYMAGVYFLSVGEIQLGTLLAVIMYGQLLTKPIKSLSTSMASIETAYSSIKRIFAIIDYQKEE, from the coding sequence ATGAGAAAGTTTTTGAAGGTTTCATTAAAATTCCAATGGAAAACTATATTGTTTATTTTCGCTTTGATAATCATTCAGACATTCTTTCAAATGGAAATAATTGATTTGTTCAGTGCAGCTTTGACTGGAGTTAAAGAACAGAACATCGATTTGCTTATCAAATCAGGATCATACATGTTAATGTATACAGTCATTTCAATGATTGCCATTTATATCATTTCCTTTCTCTCAACAAAAGTGGCTTCAAATGCCGCATATACTGTCCGTGAAAAAATATTTCATATACTTATGAACCTGCCTAGTGAAGAACTCGCACAATTTAAAATTTCAGGACTGGTTACACGGTCAACCAGGGGAATGTCCTCAGAACAGGGTTTTATCGTGATGATACTCACACAGTTAATGCTGATTCCGGTTACATTCATAGCAATTGTATATGAAATAGCATTGATTGACGGAACTTATGCACTATTTTTCTTAGGATTTGTTGGTGTTCTTGCAGGGATTCTAATTTGGAGAATGAAACAGATTGTAGAAATATTTTTCAGAGCCAAAAAGACATACGGAAAACTGAACCTGTTGTTTTTATCCAAAATCAGTGATATAGCTAACAGAGTTTCATTCAATAAACAGGAGTATGAAGCTGAATTTGAAAAGGCATGTGAGAATTCCTATGACAAGAATGTTACCTATACCTTAAGCCAATATTACCTTGGCCCTGTATTATTATGGGGGTTATATGTCATTGTTTTAGTTACATTTGCAATGGTCAATTCCGGATACACAATAGGCTTTGAAACCGACAGTGTTGTGGATTCATTTATTATTCTGATATATGTTGCCTACTTCGTCAGCACCTTGGCGGTTCTTCCGGCATTGATTGACAGGTGGCCACGTGCATATGCCACTTCTGTGCGTTTGGAGGAAGTTTTGAACCTGGAAGATAAAACAATAAAATCCAAAAACACAGATAATCCAAAAAGAATAGAAATTGTAGAGGAAGATGTGTCCTGGCAGAATAAGGGCATATGGGATGAAAGAAAAGAAATCTCTCAAAAATTCACTCTAATATTAAATGATGACAGGGTCAAAGTAATAATATCAATGATTTTGCTTACTATATCCACATTGTGCATGGTTTATGCCCCTAAAGTTGCAGGAAAGACCGTTAATTTATTGAGTTCCAATGTGAATTCCTCTAATGATGTTGCAATCTACATTAACTTGGCCTTGTTGATGGTATTGTATTCTGCAGGGTATCTGTTAAAATTAACTCCAAAGAGAATTATGGGCATTACTGGTGAAAAAGTGGCTTATAATTTAAGGATGAAACTATTTGACAAGATTGATGCTGTTGGATCAGGTTTCATTCAGGAAAACTCAAAGGGTCTCATCATGTCCAGATTAAACAATGATGTGATGAACATCAGGGAGTTTGTTTCTTCAAAAATTTCTGAAATCTATGCGCAAATCCTGTCTATAGTCCTTGTAATTGTATTGATGATGATGACGGACTTCAGATTGAGTTTAATTTATCTGGTGATAGTGCCGATTTATATAATTTCCTTTTCCTTATGCGATTATAAATCCAAAGCCCATTATGATGGTCATCAAAAACATTTGGGTAGACTGATGAGCTATTTTGAAAGGGGACTCACAAATCGTGATTCATTCCATGAAAAAGGATTTAAAAAAATCAACCAAACGGTAATTGACTATTATGCCAAATCCAGAAACGTTACCAATATTATGGAGCCTGTTACAACCCTTTTAACAAATGTAAGTAACATAACCGTTTATATGGCAGGCGTTTACTTTTTATCAGTTGGTGAAATACAACTGGGAACCCTATTGGCAGTAATCATGTATGGACAGTTATTGACCAAACCTATTAAAAGTTTAAGCACCTCTATGGCATCTATTGAAACTGCATATTCAAGCATCAAAAGGATATTTGCGATTATTGACTATCAAAAAGAGGAATGA